The proteins below come from a single Bactrocera dorsalis isolate Fly_Bdor chromosome 5, ASM2337382v1, whole genome shotgun sequence genomic window:
- the LOC105231328 gene encoding 40S ribosomal protein S3a: MAVGKNKGLSKGGKKGGKKKVVDPFSRKDWYDVKAPNMFVTRQIGKTLVNRTQGQRIASDYLKGRVFEVSLADLQNDNDSDRSFRKFRLIAEDVQDRNVLCNFHGMDLTTDKYRSMVKKWQTLIEAIVEAKTTDGYMLRVFCIGFTAKDQQSQRKTCYAQQSQVRNIRSKMTEIITNDVTSADLKQLVNKLALDSIAKDIEKKCQRIYPLHDVYIRKVKVLKKPRFDLSKLLELHGDGGGKGTDAVVSSEGAVVERPEGYEPPVQESV, encoded by the exons ATGGCGGTCGGTAAAAATAAGGGTCTCTCTAAAGGAGGTAAAAAAGGTGGCAAGAAGAAGGTTGTAGATCCCTTCTCACGCAAAGATTGGTACGATGTAAAAGCACCAAACATGTTCGTGACCCGCCAGATTGGCAAAACTTTGGTTAACCGTACCCAGGGTCAGAGAATCGCCTCTGACTACTTGAAGGGTCGTGTGTTCGAGGTATCATTGGCTGATTTGCAAAACGACAACGATTCGGATCGTTCTTTCCGTAAGTTCCGTTTGATTGCTGAGGATGTTCAGGACCGCAATGTGCTCTGCAATTTCCACGGTATGGATTTGACTACAGACAAGTACAG GTCCATGGTAAAGAAATGGCAGACACTTATTGAAGCCATTGTCGAAGCTAAGACCACCGATGGTTACATGCTACGCGTTTTCTGTATTGGCTTTACTGCTAAGGATCAACAATCACAGCGCAAAACTTGTTACGCCCAACAGTCTCAAGTTCGTAATATTCGCTCAAAGATGACTGAAATCATTACCAACGATGTAACCAGCGCTGACTTGAAGCAGTTGGTGAACAAGTTAGCACTTGACTCCATTGCTAAGGACATTGAGAAGAAGTGCCAACGCATTTATCCTTTGCATGATGTTTACATCCGTAAAgtaaaggttttgaagaagccGCGTTTCGATCTGTCCAAATTGTTAGAATTACACGGTGATGGCGGTGGCAAAGGTACTGATGCTGTTGTTTCTTCGGAAGGCGCTGTTGTCGAAAGACCCGAAGGTTATGAACCTCCAGTACAGGAATctgtttaa
- the LOC105231323 gene encoding cohesin subunit SA-1 isoform X2 → MMARRGGKRIRMNDPPPEYEEHGEGLNESTSDGDSPMKRMTRLRARGGIRDKPPIIDDDEDDFFAPVARKRKQPGPRKPPGERRERVDRPRKEHIEKEQERVDMERDVTTDENSLYFIVRHSKSAIASIVDDWIEKYKENRDSALIALMQFFINASGCKGKISEDMPHPMEHTAVIRKMTEEFDEESGEYPLIMPGQQWKKFKMNFCDFVQTLVKQCQYSIIYDQFLMDNVISLLTGLSDSQVRAFRHTATLAAMKLMTALVDVALLVSNNFENAAKQYEAERVKSRDRRATDRLESLMTKRAELEENMDEIKNMLTYMFKSVFVHRYRDTLPDIRAICMAEIGVWMENYPQNFLDDSYLKYIGWTLHDKVGEVRLRCLQALLPLYDKEELKGKLELFTSKFKDRIVAMTLDKEFEVAVHAVKLVISILKIHPDILADKDCEIVYELVYSSHRGVAQAAAEFLNVRLFHLTSDMEETKTRRGKIRLPNTPLIRDLVQFFIESELHEHGAYLVDSFIDNNAMVKDWECMTDLLLEEPGINEEVLDNKQESTLIEIMVSSVKQSATGEAPVGRASNRKITLSSKELKAIQDEKVRLTEHFISTLPPLLEKYQADSEKLANLLAVPQYFELDIYTTNRQESNLQALLDKMSYIMSVHTDREVLETCAKTLEYLCSEGSATYTRCDVARSNIIDNAVNKYKDAIDDWRNLIAGEELPNEDEIYNVTISLKVISILYASHNLNPWNLFESIFQDVEECQSKENPGRTLPNEALIYCIEACYFSISWGLYFVENQCESNNVVMVCAELRDNLVKYMAACFELTRDGPTEQIQESAYQSICDILIVFSDQLSKNENENLRSLEYKSTLDEQLILNNFVQHYVFTIKQEDETRIEELHKKRNFLASFCKLIVYNIIPTKSAAGMFKHYVKCYNEYGDIIKATLGKAREINKINFALTLLLSLIAVFKELQQQSENGVISKNSHDFSDLKELAKRFALTFGFDAIKNREPVIALHRAGILFAVGDVPEDPVAAPTRLLFLEVLNEFNNKLLKQDKKVILSFLDRRISPAMPSSRAEEWQPLVLYRNSLLHGETDQAPVAKRAYARKRREHDDEYDDYEYEEDHNDV, encoded by the exons ATGATGGCAAGACGAGGTGGGAAGCGAATTCGAATGAATGATCCGCCTCCAGAGTACGAGGAACATGG aGAGGGGCTAAATGAAAGTACTTCAGATGGAGATAGTCCAATGAAACGAATGACTCGCCTTCGCGCCAGAGGAGGAATCCGCGATAAACCGCCAATAATAGACGACGATGAAGACGACTTTTTCGCACCGGTTGCCCGCAAACGAAAGCAACCGGGTCCCCGCAAACCCCCTGGGGAACGTCGTGAACGAGTTGATAGACCAAGAAAAGAGCATATTGAAAAGGAACAGGAGAGGGTGGATATGGAAAGGGACGTCACTACTGATGAAAACAGTTTGTACTTCATTGTGCGACATTCAAAGTCAGCTATAGCG aGTATTGTTGATGATTGGATcgaaaaatacaaagaaaaccGTGATTCTGCACTTATAGCTCTAatgcaatttttcataaatgCGAGTGGTTGTAAGGGCAAAATATCTGAAGATATGCCCCATCCAATGGAACATACTGCGGTGATTCGAAAAATGACTGAGGAGTTTGATGAG GAAAGCGGAGAATATCCATTAATAATGCCTGGCCAACAatggaagaaatttaaaatgaatttttgtgattttgttcAAACATTGGTTAAACAATGTCAATATTCCATAATATATGATCAATTTCTTATGGATAACGTAATATCGCTTTTGACGGGCCTCTCTGATTCCCAAGTGCGCGCCTTCCGACATACGGCAACTTTGGCAGCCATGAAGTTAATGACAGCTTTGGTAGATGTGGCGTTACTAGTATCtaataactttgaaaatgcTGCTAAACAATATGAAGCCGAACGTGTTAAG TCGCGAGACCGTCGGGCAACTGACCGGCTGGAGTCCTTGATGACAAAACGTGCTGAGCTTGAAGAGAATATGGACGAAATTAAGAATATGTTGACTTACATGTTTAAGTCCGTTTTCGTGCATCGTTATAG ggATACTTTACCAGATATTCGAGCGATTTGTATGGCGGAAATTGGGGTATGGATGGAAAACTATCCGCAAAATTTTTTGGATGAttcttatttgaaatatatcgGTTGGACATTGCATGACAAAGTTGGCGAAGTTCGTCTTCGTTGCTTACAAGCTCTGCTACCTTTGTATGATAAAGAAGAATTGAAAGGGAAATTGGAGCTCTTTACATCAAAATTTAAAGACCGAATTGTCGCCATGACATTGGATAAGGAATTTGAAGTGGCAGTTCATGCAGTGAAATTGGTTATCAGTATTTTAAA AATACATCCTGACATATTGGCAGATAAGGATTGTGAAATTGTGTATGAACTTGTTTATTCATCACATCGCGGCGTAGCGCAAGCTGCAGCAGAGTTTTTGAATGTACGTCTTTTTCATTTAACATCCGATATGGAGGAAACCAAAACTAGACGCGGAAAAATACGTCTACCCAATACGCCTTTGATACGGGATTTAGTGCAGTTCTTTATTGAGTCAGAATTGCATGAACATGGCGCCTACTTGGTGGACTCTTTCATAGACAATAACGCCATGGTCAAGGATTGGGAATGTATGACTGATTTACTGCTCGAAGAACCCGGCATTAACGAAGAGGTATTGGATAATAAACAAGAATCCACTCTTATTGAAATAATGGTAAGCAGTGTAAAACAATCGGCGACAGGTGAGGCTCCTGTTGGACGTGCCAGTAACCGAAAAATAACGTTGAGCTCAAAAGAACTAAAAGCTATTCAAGATGAAAAGGTACGGCTAACGGAACATTTTATTTCAACACTTCCTCCTTTGTTGGAAAAATACCAGGCAGACAGCGAGAAATTAGCAAATCTTTTAGCTGTACCGCAATATTTTGAATTGGATATATATACTACAAATCGACAGGAATCGAACTTACAAGCTCTTTTGGATAAAATGAGTTACATAATGTCTGTACATACGGACCGAGAAGTGCTTGAGACGTGCGCCAAAACACTTGAGTACTTATGCAGCGAGGGTAGTGCCACCTACACCCGGTGTGATGTAGCGCGTTCAAATATTATCGACAATGCGGTCAACAAATATAAGGACGCTATCGATGACTGGCGTAATCTTATAGCAG GCGAGGAACTACCCAACGAAGATGAAATCTATAATGTTACAATTTCGCTAAAAGTTATATCCATTCTGTACGCCTCACACAATCTTAACCCTTGGAACTTATTCGAATCAATTTTCCAAGACGTGGAAGAATGTCAATCTAAAGAAAATCCTGGGCGCACATTGCCCAATGAAGCGCTGATATATTGCATCGAAGCATGTTATTTCTCTATAAGCTGGGGTCTGTACTTTGTTGAGAACCAATGCGAGAGTAATAACGTCGTCATGGTTTGCGCTGAACTGCGCGATAACTTAGTGAAATATATGGCAGCTTGTTTTGAATTAACAAGGGACGGGCCAACGGAGCAAATCCAAGAATCG GCCTACCAGTCAATATGTGATATTTTGATTGTATTTTCTGATCAACTTTcgaaaaacgaaaatgaaaatttacgcTCATTGGAGTATAAGTCAACGTTAGACGAACagctaattttaaataactttgtTCAACATTACGTTTTTACAATCAAACAAGAAG ACGAGACACGAATTGAGGAATTACACAAAAAGCGCAACTTTTTGGCTTCATTTTGCAAACtaattgtttataatattatacCAACAAAGAGTGCGGCGGGAATGTTCAAACACTATGTGAAG TGTTATAATGAGTACGGCGACATTATTAAAGCTACCCTTGGGAAGGCacgcgaaataaataaaataaactttgcaTTGACTCTGCTCCTTAGCTTGATAGCAGTGTTCAAAGAATTGCAGCAACAGTCCGAAAATGGTGTAATTTCCAAGAACTCACATGATTTTTCCGACTTAAAGGAATTGGCAAAGCGTTTCGCACTGACATTTGGCTTTGATGCAATTAAAAATCGCGAACCGGTGATCGCTTTGCATCGAGCTGGTATTCTTTTTGCCGTTGGCGATGTTCCTGAAGACCCAGTTGCGGCACCTACACGACTTTTATTCCTTGAAGTATTAAACGAATTcaacaacaaattgttaaaGCAGGATAAAAAAGTAATACTGAGTTTTCTTGATCGTCGCATTTCACCGGCAATGCCATCGAGCAGAGCTGAAGAATGGCAACCACTTGTTCTCTATAGAAACTCGCTGCTGCACGGCGAGACCGATCAAGCACCAGTAGCAAAGCGCGCTTATGCGCGGAAACGAAGAGAACATG aTGACGAATACGATGATTACGAATATGAGGAGGATCATAACGATGTATAA
- the LOC105231324 gene encoding mini-chromosome maintenance complex-binding protein, giving the protein MHSLNLNILPEHLKSEEGGLLIASLQEPKGWSGIPLLNYTPLHDLKDMSIVRFRGMIQDMLDPEMYLERYEIVKEDNTCRVQDGKFRDCLLLNEGERVNHDAKENVHGERRTFFVISIPGLNNWCQEYESQCSRSNFPKPVETENTAGKKRSAPMEEDDMHVEIDTTARPAADGDNNKRQRTGEKLNNTIDSDAVNHTSNSVIGMEYHLNSPIPSRPSKACMVKIYNDFEKYKLNTIIDVVGFLSVNPALDATTMDVDAFDNLNEIQAQNPPPSLIPRLHAIAVHCLPHPNPLLDERLLSNSQTCIDSHGFNMLSVGNEFRTFLKLCLFNDNLAAEYLLSHLISTVYCRAESRCLGRFLLNIFNLPQNRISNYTKQFYELLDLIIPASHYIAMTAETMNESTFGPKKDYETNKLVSGMLQLAPQTHLVIDETFTKSDRLNSNGILSMQILGHVMTHQELKCNFQYYEIDYEVDIPILCFSEKKSILPYDAFVPIEYDDQSVEVIEESLKAARHYLNPIRLNQFRRFLTMAKLTEFNVNPAESEMIQNDFVEMRKNKSIRDAEELHHLLVLTRLLAVARGKNVLEKDAWELAKQMESTRQQRFTNREGSN; this is encoded by the exons ATGCATTCTTTGAACTTAAATATTCTGCCAGAACACTTAAAAAGTGAGGAAGGCGGTTTATTAATTGCATCTTTACAGGAACCGAAGGGGTGGAGTGGAATTCCGTTGCTTAACTACACCCCATTGCATGACTTGAAAGACATGAGTATTGTGAGGTTTAGAGGAATGATTCAAGACATGCTAGACCCCGAAATGTACTTGGAACGTTACGAAATTGTTAAAGAAGATAATACTTGTAGAGTACAAGATGGTAAATTTCGAGACTGTTTATTGTTAAATGAAGGCGAACGTGTAAATCATGATGCTAAGGAAAATGTTCACGGTGAGCGTCGTACCTTCTTTGTTATTTCTATACCCGGTTTAAATAACTGGTGCCAAGAATATGAATCTCAGTGTAGTCGTAGCAATTTTCCAAAGCCTGTGGAAACGGAAAATACAGCAGGTAAGAAGCGTTCCGCACCTATGGAAGAAGATGATATGCACGTCGAAATCGATACGACTGCCAGACCTGCTGCTGATGGTGATAATAATAAGCGACAACGTACAGGGGAAAAGTTAAATAACACTATTGACAGTGACGCAGTCAATCACACCTCAAATTCAGTAATTGGTATGGAATACCATCTAAACTCGCCAATTCCTAGTCGCCCCAGTAAAGCATGTATGGTTAAAATTTACAACGACTTCGAAAAGTACAAATTAAATACTATTATTGATGTGGTTGGTTTTCTCTCGGTGAATCCAGCATTGGACGCCACAACAATGGACGTAGATGCGTTTGATAATTTAAATGAGATACAAGCGCAAAACCCGCCGCCATCATTAATACCTCGACTTCATGCAATAGCGGTACACTGCTTACCGCATCCAAATCCTTTATTGGATGAGCGATTGCTGTCAAATTCGCAGACATGTATAGACTCACACGGTTTCAACATGTTATCTGTAGGCAATGAATTCCGAACGTTCTTAAAGTTATGCCTTTTCAATGACAATTTAGCTGCGGAATATCTCTTATCACATTTAATATCTACAGT TTATTGCAGAGCAGAATCTCGATGTTTGGGAAGGTttctcttaaatatttttaatttaccacAGAATCGTATTTCAAATTATACGAAACAATTTTACGAGCTATTGGACTTGATAATACCAGCCAGCCATTATATTGCAATGACGGCGGAGACAATGAACGAATCAACTTTTGGACCAAA AAAGGATTATGAAACCAACAAGTTAGTCTCAGGAATGCTACAGCTTGCACCACAAACACACCTCGTGATAGATGAGACATTTACTAAATCTGATCGCCTTAACAGCAATGGCATTTTGTCTATGCAAATTCTTGGACATGTTATGACGCATCAGGAGTTGAAATGTAATTTCCAGTATTATGAAATTGATTATGAAGTCGATATTCCAATATTGTGTTTCAGTGAAAAGAAAAGTATTTTGCCg taCGATGCATTTGTACCAATCGAGTATGATGACCAATCTGTTGAAGTAATTGAAGAGTCGCTCAAGGCAGCTAGGCATTATTTGAATCCTATTCGATTAAATCAATTTAGACGGTTTTTGACTATGGCTAAACTCACCGAATTTAATGTGAATCCAGCTGAGAGCGAAATGATTCAAAATGATTTTGTAGAAAtgcgtaaaaataaaagcattcgCGATGCCGAAGAGTTACATCATTTGTTGGTATTAACTCGGTTATTGGCTGTGGCACGAGGTAAAAATGTGCTTGAGAAGGATGCATGGGAACTAGCCAAGCAAATGGAGTCGACTCGCCAGCAAAGATTTACAAATAGAGAAGGAAGTAACTAA
- the LOC105231326 gene encoding coiled-coil domain-containing protein 102A isoform X2 gives MSQSAVPVQRRGGTSETPRFGDATEWEAREAQRQRELDEARARAAQMEKTMKWWSDCTANWREKWSKVRTERNKAREESKQLRANLDISMKEANSYKREKNDLEIQISQLKKEMEKVHTLMMKHADQFHKTGMCDASEDTEANGRDTNCSPDISSDGLKNVNSEDGLVTKAICNDLKDLDIQEFVLKGAVTKNVNEMDEVSAEEKRLIQQLSKDDFDEEYLLQKISMLQLRLDEAQKTVQAEREEKNILHKTIEKLTLEIQEVRDRQEELRLAKQEAVRELLTLQEQHRAEMRIINNSLHEETASRENLERRLAELRTELERLQAENASEWGKRERLETEKLALERDNKKLRAEVRDYQERSDRKGRPMQANDVEVRALQQELADRNKEISEIKLSHSKLKKLLAETNTELGHAVRRAEQYEAEVKRLRQRVEELKRELASAEDELDSAVNQVRRLQRSNDELVGQTEGLQVQIQHLQTRLRNYGSTSLLLDDETEEISDEGI, from the exons ATGTCTCAAAGTGCGGTGCCAGTGCAACGACGAGGTGGAACTTCGGAAACACCTAGATTTGGGGATGCTACAGAATGGGAGGCTCGAGAA GCTCAGAGGCAACGGGAGTTGGATGAAGCACGAGCGCGCGCTGCTCAAATGGAAAAGACGATGAAGTGGTGGTCAGATTGTACGGCTAATTGGCGTGAAAAATGGAGTAAG GTTCGAACAGAACGGAATAAAGCAAGGGAAGAATCTAAGCAGTTGCGAGCCAATCTCGACATATCTATGAAAGAAGCTAATTCTTATAAGCGGGAGAAAAATGATCTCGAGATACAAATTTCTCAACTtaaaaaagaaatggaaaaggtTCACACGTTAATGATGAAGCATGCCGATCAATTCCACAAAACAGG AATGTGTGATGCTTCTGAAGACACTGAAGCAAATGGGCGTGATACTAATTGCTCACCTGATATTTCATCTGATGGCTTAAAAAATGTGAACAGTGAAGACGGATTG GTTACTAAGGCGATTTGTAATGATTTGAAAGATTTGGACATTCAAGAATTTGTTCTTAAAGGTGCcgtaacaaaaaatgttaacgaAATGg ATGAGGTATCAGCTGAAGAAAAGCGTTTAATACAACAATTATCAAAAGACGATTTTGACGAGGAATATTTGCTTCAAAAAATCTCAATGCTTCAATTGCGTTTAGATGAAGCTCAAAAGACTGTACAAGCAGAGAGAGA GGAGAAAAATATCCTACATAAAACAATCGAAAAGTTAACATTGGAAATACAAGAAGTACGTGATCGCCAGGAAGAGCTCCGCCTAGCTAAACAG GAAGCTGTTCGAGAATTGCTGACTCTACAAGAACAACACCGCGCTGAAATGCGTATAATAAATAACTCATTGCATGAAGAAACTGCATCACGAGAAAACCTCGAACGACGCTTAGCAGAACTGCGTACCGAA TTGGAACGTCTTCAGGCCGAAAATGCATCAGAATGGGGTAAGAGAGAACGTCTCGAAACAGAGAAGCTTGCTCTGGAACGCGACAACAAAAAACTGCGAGCTGAAGTACGCGACTATCAAGAGCGTTCTGACCGCAAAGGTCGACCAATGCAGGCGAATGATGTTGAAGTACGTGCACTGCAACAGGAACTTGCCGAtcgaaataaagaaataagcGAGATTAAATTATCACATTCCAAATTGAAGAAACTGTTAGCCGAAACAAATACAGAGTTAGGACACGCTGTTCGGCGAGCAGAACAATACGAAGCCGAG gTGAAGCGACTCCGACAGCGAGTGGAAGAATTGAAGCGTGAATTAGCCAGTGCTGAGGACGAATTGGACTCGGCTGTAAATCAAGTGCGCCGTTTACAAAGGTCCAATGATGAATTGGTTGGTCAAACTGAAGGACTCCAAGTGCAAATTCAACATTTGCAAACCAG
- the LOC105231323 gene encoding cohesin subunit SA-1 isoform X1, whose translation MMARRGGKRIRMNDPPPEYEEHGEGLNESTSDGDSPMKRMTRLRARGGIRDKPPIIDDDEDDFFAPVARKRKQPGPRKPPGERRERVDRPRKEHIEKEQERVDMERDVTTDENSLYFIVRHSKSAIASIVDDWIEKYKENRDSALIALMQFFINASGCKGKISEDMPHPMEHTAVIRKMTEEFDEESGEYPLIMPGQQWKKFKMNFCDFVQTLVKQCQYSIIYDQFLMDNVISLLTGLSDSQVRAFRHTATLAAMKLMTALVDVALLVSNNFENAAKQYEAERVKSRDRRATDRLESLMTKRAELEENMDEIKNMLTYMFKSVFVHRYRDTLPDIRAICMAEIGVWMENYPQNFLDDSYLKYIGWTLHDKVGEVRLRCLQALLPLYDKEELKGKLELFTSKFKDRIVAMTLDKEFEVAVHAVKLVISILKIHPDILADKDCEIVYELVYSSHRGVAQAAAEFLNVRLFHLTSDMEETKTRRGKIRLPNTPLIRDLVQFFIESELHEHGAYLVDSFIDNNAMVKDWECMTDLLLEEPGINEEVLDNKQESTLIEIMVSSVKQSATGEAPVGRASNRKITLSSKELKAIQDEKVRLTEHFISTLPPLLEKYQADSEKLANLLAVPQYFELDIYTTNRQESNLQALLDKMSYIMSVHTDREVLETCAKTLEYLCSEGSATYTRCDVARSNIIDNAVNKYKDAIDDWRNLIAGEELPNEDEIYNVTISLKVISILYASHNLNPWNLFESIFQDVEECQSKENPGRTLPNEALIYCIEACYFSISWGLYFVENQCESNNVVMVCAELRDNLVKYMAACFELTRDGPTEQIQESAYQSICDILIVFSDQLSKNENENLRSLEYKSTLDEQLILNNFVQHYVFTIKQEVVQDETRIEELHKKRNFLASFCKLIVYNIIPTKSAAGMFKHYVKCYNEYGDIIKATLGKAREINKINFALTLLLSLIAVFKELQQQSENGVISKNSHDFSDLKELAKRFALTFGFDAIKNREPVIALHRAGILFAVGDVPEDPVAAPTRLLFLEVLNEFNNKLLKQDKKVILSFLDRRISPAMPSSRAEEWQPLVLYRNSLLHGETDQAPVAKRAYARKRREHDDEYDDYEYEEDHNDV comes from the exons ATGATGGCAAGACGAGGTGGGAAGCGAATTCGAATGAATGATCCGCCTCCAGAGTACGAGGAACATGG aGAGGGGCTAAATGAAAGTACTTCAGATGGAGATAGTCCAATGAAACGAATGACTCGCCTTCGCGCCAGAGGAGGAATCCGCGATAAACCGCCAATAATAGACGACGATGAAGACGACTTTTTCGCACCGGTTGCCCGCAAACGAAAGCAACCGGGTCCCCGCAAACCCCCTGGGGAACGTCGTGAACGAGTTGATAGACCAAGAAAAGAGCATATTGAAAAGGAACAGGAGAGGGTGGATATGGAAAGGGACGTCACTACTGATGAAAACAGTTTGTACTTCATTGTGCGACATTCAAAGTCAGCTATAGCG aGTATTGTTGATGATTGGATcgaaaaatacaaagaaaaccGTGATTCTGCACTTATAGCTCTAatgcaatttttcataaatgCGAGTGGTTGTAAGGGCAAAATATCTGAAGATATGCCCCATCCAATGGAACATACTGCGGTGATTCGAAAAATGACTGAGGAGTTTGATGAG GAAAGCGGAGAATATCCATTAATAATGCCTGGCCAACAatggaagaaatttaaaatgaatttttgtgattttgttcAAACATTGGTTAAACAATGTCAATATTCCATAATATATGATCAATTTCTTATGGATAACGTAATATCGCTTTTGACGGGCCTCTCTGATTCCCAAGTGCGCGCCTTCCGACATACGGCAACTTTGGCAGCCATGAAGTTAATGACAGCTTTGGTAGATGTGGCGTTACTAGTATCtaataactttgaaaatgcTGCTAAACAATATGAAGCCGAACGTGTTAAG TCGCGAGACCGTCGGGCAACTGACCGGCTGGAGTCCTTGATGACAAAACGTGCTGAGCTTGAAGAGAATATGGACGAAATTAAGAATATGTTGACTTACATGTTTAAGTCCGTTTTCGTGCATCGTTATAG ggATACTTTACCAGATATTCGAGCGATTTGTATGGCGGAAATTGGGGTATGGATGGAAAACTATCCGCAAAATTTTTTGGATGAttcttatttgaaatatatcgGTTGGACATTGCATGACAAAGTTGGCGAAGTTCGTCTTCGTTGCTTACAAGCTCTGCTACCTTTGTATGATAAAGAAGAATTGAAAGGGAAATTGGAGCTCTTTACATCAAAATTTAAAGACCGAATTGTCGCCATGACATTGGATAAGGAATTTGAAGTGGCAGTTCATGCAGTGAAATTGGTTATCAGTATTTTAAA AATACATCCTGACATATTGGCAGATAAGGATTGTGAAATTGTGTATGAACTTGTTTATTCATCACATCGCGGCGTAGCGCAAGCTGCAGCAGAGTTTTTGAATGTACGTCTTTTTCATTTAACATCCGATATGGAGGAAACCAAAACTAGACGCGGAAAAATACGTCTACCCAATACGCCTTTGATACGGGATTTAGTGCAGTTCTTTATTGAGTCAGAATTGCATGAACATGGCGCCTACTTGGTGGACTCTTTCATAGACAATAACGCCATGGTCAAGGATTGGGAATGTATGACTGATTTACTGCTCGAAGAACCCGGCATTAACGAAGAGGTATTGGATAATAAACAAGAATCCACTCTTATTGAAATAATGGTAAGCAGTGTAAAACAATCGGCGACAGGTGAGGCTCCTGTTGGACGTGCCAGTAACCGAAAAATAACGTTGAGCTCAAAAGAACTAAAAGCTATTCAAGATGAAAAGGTACGGCTAACGGAACATTTTATTTCAACACTTCCTCCTTTGTTGGAAAAATACCAGGCAGACAGCGAGAAATTAGCAAATCTTTTAGCTGTACCGCAATATTTTGAATTGGATATATATACTACAAATCGACAGGAATCGAACTTACAAGCTCTTTTGGATAAAATGAGTTACATAATGTCTGTACATACGGACCGAGAAGTGCTTGAGACGTGCGCCAAAACACTTGAGTACTTATGCAGCGAGGGTAGTGCCACCTACACCCGGTGTGATGTAGCGCGTTCAAATATTATCGACAATGCGGTCAACAAATATAAGGACGCTATCGATGACTGGCGTAATCTTATAGCAG GCGAGGAACTACCCAACGAAGATGAAATCTATAATGTTACAATTTCGCTAAAAGTTATATCCATTCTGTACGCCTCACACAATCTTAACCCTTGGAACTTATTCGAATCAATTTTCCAAGACGTGGAAGAATGTCAATCTAAAGAAAATCCTGGGCGCACATTGCCCAATGAAGCGCTGATATATTGCATCGAAGCATGTTATTTCTCTATAAGCTGGGGTCTGTACTTTGTTGAGAACCAATGCGAGAGTAATAACGTCGTCATGGTTTGCGCTGAACTGCGCGATAACTTAGTGAAATATATGGCAGCTTGTTTTGAATTAACAAGGGACGGGCCAACGGAGCAAATCCAAGAATCG GCCTACCAGTCAATATGTGATATTTTGATTGTATTTTCTGATCAACTTTcgaaaaacgaaaatgaaaatttacgcTCATTGGAGTATAAGTCAACGTTAGACGAACagctaattttaaataactttgtTCAACATTACGTTTTTACAATCAAACAAGAAG TTGTTCAAGACGAGACACGAATTGAGGAATTACACAAAAAGCGCAACTTTTTGGCTTCATTTTGCAAACtaattgtttataatattatacCAACAAAGAGTGCGGCGGGAATGTTCAAACACTATGTGAAG TGTTATAATGAGTACGGCGACATTATTAAAGCTACCCTTGGGAAGGCacgcgaaataaataaaataaactttgcaTTGACTCTGCTCCTTAGCTTGATAGCAGTGTTCAAAGAATTGCAGCAACAGTCCGAAAATGGTGTAATTTCCAAGAACTCACATGATTTTTCCGACTTAAAGGAATTGGCAAAGCGTTTCGCACTGACATTTGGCTTTGATGCAATTAAAAATCGCGAACCGGTGATCGCTTTGCATCGAGCTGGTATTCTTTTTGCCGTTGGCGATGTTCCTGAAGACCCAGTTGCGGCACCTACACGACTTTTATTCCTTGAAGTATTAAACGAATTcaacaacaaattgttaaaGCAGGATAAAAAAGTAATACTGAGTTTTCTTGATCGTCGCATTTCACCGGCAATGCCATCGAGCAGAGCTGAAGAATGGCAACCACTTGTTCTCTATAGAAACTCGCTGCTGCACGGCGAGACCGATCAAGCACCAGTAGCAAAGCGCGCTTATGCGCGGAAACGAAGAGAACATG aTGACGAATACGATGATTACGAATATGAGGAGGATCATAACGATGTATAA